The window CACGGTCCCGGCGGCGCTCTGGATCTCCACTTCGGACGGTGGGGTGGCGCCGGAGTCGGGGTGGGTGCTCAGGGTCAGGCCGGTGATGGCGGTCTGCTTGTCCCACTTCAGCCGCAGGACCGGGTTCAGGTCGGTGTAGTCGGCGATCCACGTCGTCGCGGGGTCGTCGTCGATGGCGGCCAAGGGGCCCGCCGCCGGGTCGCCCGCGAGCTGGGTGGACGCGGACACGTCCAGGCCGGGGACCTGGATCGGGGCCCGGGCGCCCGCGGCGGGCAGGACCCGGCCGGAGACGGTGTAGGTGGCGTCGGTCGACGTGCGGAACAGCCGGTGCACGCCGTCCGGCTCCTCGCCGAACCGGGTCAGGCCGGAGTCGCAGCGGGTCTTGGCCTCCTCGCGCACGCACGAGTAGCTGGGCAACGCGCCTCGGGTGAACGCGAAAGCGGTGCGCTGGTCGGCCTTCGGTGCGACGTCCGCCGGGACCCGCAGGGCGCGTTGGGCTTCGACGCCGGGAATGCCGATCTCGGCGATGCCGACGTTGCCGGTGGTCCGGTCCGCCGCGACGCCCAGGATGGTGACGCGCACGGTGCTGGTGAGCCCAGGGGCGACGGTGAACAGCTGCGCGTCCTGACCGCGTTCGACGTCGCGGGTCACCGACCCCTTGTCGGTGGTGATCTGGACCCGGGTGACCGGCCAGCCCAGGCGGGAGTCGTCGACGACGCGCAGCTCGATCCGGTCGACCATGCGCGGGGTGTCGAGTTCGACCTCCAGCCACTGGCCCGTGGGGCCACGCAGGCTGGAGGACTGCCAGGCGGTGTACGGGTCGCCGTCGATCGCGGCGAACGGCATCGACGACGGGTCGGACCCGCGGACCGCGTCGGCGAAGCTGGCCGCCGAGGACGCCGTGACGCCGCGAATCCCGCGGTAGGTGGCCAGGGTCCGGTGCTCGATGCCCTCGAACGGCACCACGTCGATCGCGGGCCGCACCTGTCGGGCCTTCTCGTCCTCGGTCAGTGTCTGGCTCAGGTTGTCGCGCACCCGGCCGACATTGCGCTCGCGGTAGCGCAGGCCGTCGGTGACCAGCCAGTCCCGCGCGTCGGGCGCGCCGCCGTCGCCCGCCATGACCGTCGGCCGGGTCGGGTCGAGCAGGCCTGCGTCGAGCAGCGGCAGCAATGACTCGGGGCCGCCGCTGACCGTGGCGACCTGGTCGCTGGGCACGGCGACCGCGAGCGGCACGGCCCGCTTGACCTCGTAGACCTCGATGGCCCGCGCCGCGGGTGCGTGCTCGTCGATGCCGCCCGCGCCCGCGCGCACCTCCGGGCCGAACCCGGCGACCTTCTCGATCCCCGGTGAGCCGCGCAGCGCCGAACGCAGCATCGACAGCGGCGGCGCGCCCGTGGCGTCCCGGTCGATGTCGTTGCGCAGCAACAGGAACCGGTGGCCGGACCGGGCCAGGAAGTCGGCCAGCCCCGGCGCGCCGCGGCCGTCGGCCAGGGCGTCCTCCACGGCGTCCATCAGCCGGGTGTTGCCCTCGGAGCCGAGCGGGATCTGGCTGCGCAGCGCCCACGGCGATCGGGCCAGCGACTGCGCGGGCTCGTCGATCGTCCGGCCCCAGGTGTACTCGCCGAACCCGGTGCCCGGAATGAGCAGCGTCCGCGCGTCCTTGTCCTCCTCGGCGAGCCAGGTCATCGCCGTGCGCCAGTAGTCCGGCACCTCGTCCCAGCCCGGACCGGGCCGCAGGGTGAACAGCCACGCGGGGGCCGCGGTGATCAGGACCAGCAGGAACCCCACGGCGAGCCGCGCGCGGGTCGCCCACAGCCCGGATGCCTTGCGGGCCAGGCCGGGCAGCCGCCCGGAGATCGCGTGCATGAAGCCGAGCACCAGCGGCAGCCGCAGACCGGGTTCGAACTTGTGCACGTTGCGCAGCGGCGCGAGCGGGCCGTCGAGCAGGGCCCGGACCGACTCGGAGAACGGGCTGTCGAGGGTGCCGACGTAGCCGATGGTCAGGAAGGTGACGCCGGCGACGACGCCGAGGGTGAGGAACAGCCGCTCCGGCAGCCGCGACCGGACCAGCCCGAGCAGCCCGATCGCGGCGACCACACCGGTGGCCAGCATCAGGATCGGGTTGTCGATCAGCATGAACCCCGACGGCCACCACGGCGTGCCCTGCACGACGTAGGCGACCCACTGGTTCGTCCCGCGCAGCACCTGGAACAGCGAGGTCGGCGTGGTCGTGTTGGTCGCCGACTCGACGTAGTCGACGAACGGGAGGCTGTACTCGCCGAGCAGGGCCAGCGGCAGGAACCACCACAGGACCGCCAGGACGACGCAGCCGAACCACCACAGCACCAGCCGCACGTGCTCGCGGGTCCACTGCCGGGTCAGCAGCCACAGCCCGGGCAGCACCAGGGCGAGGACCACGACCGCGCCGTTGACCCCGCCCATGCAGACGATCGCCAGCGCCGAGAGCCCGGCGGCGCGCCGGGGCGAGCCGATCCGCTCGACCCGGATCAGCGGCAGCAGCACCCACGGCAGCATGACCGCGGCGAGCATCTCCGCCGACAGCGGACCGATCTCGGTGAGCATCCGCGGCGCCAGCGCGTAGGCCAGCGCGCCGAGGTACCGCGCGGGCTCGGTGCCGATGCGCAGGGCACGGGCCACGGCGAGGACACCGCCGAAAGCCAGGCACAGCAGCAAACCGCACCACAGCCGCTGCACGACCCACGGCGGCAGCCCGACGGCCTGGCCCAGCGCGAAGAACGGGCCCATCGGGAACAGGTAGCCGTAGGCCTGGTTCTGCAGTTCGCCGCCGGTCGCGGCCGGGTTCCACAGGTGCAGCGCCCGGCCGAGGAACGCGATCGGGTCGACGGCGAGGTCGAGCTTGGTGTCGAACGTGCTCCGGCCGGGCCGCTGCAGGAAGGACAGCAGCATCAGGGCGGCCATCACCCACGCGGTGAGGCTGCGCGGCAGACCGGCCAGCCACGCGCGGATCCGCGCCGGCCGACCGTCGGTCGTTTCCCGCGTGCTCATCGGAGGGATGTTAGGCCGAACCGCCTGCTCAGTGCTCAGTCGTGCCGCCCCAGCTTGCGGATTACGTAGCGGCTGGACTGCCAGTGGGTCTCCGGCTCATCGGTGGTGATCGCGGCGACGACCTCCGCGCCGTGCATTGACACCACGGCCGCGACCTTGGCGGGCGGCAGCGCGGTCATCCGCATCGGCGCGGGGTAGCGCAGCACGAGCTTCTGGCCGAGCCGGACCATCCGGTACGGCGCGAGCCGCCAGATCGTGCCCTTGAGTGTCCACAGCGGACGGGTCGTGCACTGCAGCACGGCCACCGCGCCCGGCCGCAGCACCCGGACGAACTCGCCCAGGTAGTCGGCGATGACCTTGGCGGGCAGGTGCTGCAGGACCAGCTCCGAGTACACCAGGTCGAAGCTGTTGCTGGTGAACACGTGCAGGTCGGGCACCTCGTTGAGGACGAACTGGCACTTGCCGTCGGAACGGTCGAGCGCGCGGGCGGTCTCCAGCATCGGCACCGACACGTCCACGCCGACCACCTCGTCGGCGTACTCGGCCAGTGCCTGCGAGAGCCTGCCCGCGCCGCAGCCGAAGTCGAGCACCCGCGACCACTTGGTCGGCAGGCCCAGCCCGTGCAGCCAGTCGCGGGCCCGGGCGACGTCGCGTCTGCCCAGTTCCAGGAAGTCGTCGACCTCCCAGCGGCCGCCGCGCTTGTCGGTGGCGACGTGCACCGCCCACAGCGGGTCCTGCGCGCCCAACTCGGTCCAGTCGCGTTTGACCTCTTCGAAACTCAATGTCCGTCCCTCAGCTTCCGGGCGTGGGCTTGCACGCGGGCGGTTGGCACAGGAGCTTGCTCAGCGCGGCGTAGAAGATCTCCGCGATCTTGGAGGGGTCCGGGGTGGAGAAGGCCTGGCCGTCGGTGGCGGCGCTGATGGCCTGCAGCTCGCCGATGTCGATGTCGGGGCCGATGCCGATGCCGATGACCGCGATGGGCCGCTTCGGGTCGACCAAGCCGGCGAGCTCCGCGAGCAGCTGCTCGCGGCTGATGCCGTCGCGGTCCTCGTTCTTGCCGTCGGTCATGACGACGACGAGGTTGATCCGCCCGGGCTCCCAGTTCTGCCGGGCCGACTTGTACGCGGCGAGGGTGCTGTCGTAGAGCCCGGTCGCGCCCTTGGTCTGGTTTTCGATGCTCCGCACGGTGGGGATCGCGTTCGCCGCGAGGTGGTCGCTGACCGGGCGGACCGGCAGCAGCTCCCGGTAGTCCTTGTCGCCGTCGAGGTTGGTGGAGAACACCCAGAGGCCGATCTTGGTGGTGCCCTTGAACAGGCGGATGCCCAGCTCGGCCGCGTCCAGGGTGACCGCCATCCGGGTCCGCCCGGTGCCCGGCACCTGCTCGGCCATCGACCCGGACACGTCGAGCAGGACCTGGATGCGGGCGCTGAGGTTCACCCCGGCCCACTCGTTGAGGACCCGGTCGACCTCGTCGGCCTCGGGCAGCGGGACCGGGGGCGCCGGGTCGGCGGTGACGCGCTTGTCCTGCGACCGGTCACGCAGCACGTCGCCCGCGGGGCCGCGGAAGCCCGCCGCGCCGAGCAGGTCGCGCGCCTGCGAGCCGAGCATCCTGGACAGGAACCGTTCGGCCACCGTGCGCTTCTCGCCGGTCGTCGCGGGCAGCACGACGAAGGGATAGTCCAGCGACGGCGGGGCCGGGTCGGCGTAGCTGGCGACGAGCTTGGTCGAGGTCTGCTTCACGTTGTGCCGCAGCACCGCGGTCTCCGAACTCGGGAACGCCGAGAGCGGCGGGTGCGGGCTGGTCGTGCCGGGCAGGCGGGCGAACAGGTCCGTCGACGTGGCCACAGTGTTGGCGGAGAGCTTGCGCAGCAGTGAGGTCGTCCCCGCGGCGTCGTTGCCCTTGGGCTCGGCGAGCCGGAACAGGGTCGCCGAGCCGATCGGATCGCGCGCCGGGTCGGGGAAGCCGAGCGTTTCCAGGACCTTGGTGTCGGCGATCAGGTCGGCCCACGTCGGGCGGGTGGTGGGCCAGCCGAACTGGCCCGCCAAGTCGTCGGTGACGGCGAGGACCACCGGCGAGGAGGCGATGCGCGTGCCCTCGATGGGGGTCTGCCAGGCGCCGTTGGACTGCGCGCGGCGCAGCCACAGCGTCGACTCGGGGATCCAGACGTCGGGCGGCTCGGAACCGTCGGACACCGCGAGCGACTCCGCGACGCCCGAGGACTCCCGGCTGGTGACCCGCACGTCGTAGCAGTCGTCGCCCGCTTCGAGGATGTCGCGGCCGACCTGGGTGATCACCGGGGCGATGTCCGGCGACGCGGCGACGGTCAGCGACGTGACCCGCTCGCAGTCCGAGGCGCCGAGGGTGTCGCGGAGGAAGTCGAAGCTGAGCCAGCCCACCAGGGCGGCGACGAGAAGGAGGCTGAGCGCCACGACGGAGGACCGGTGCGTCGCCGCCCGGCCACCGCCCGGCGAGTGTCGCCCCATCCTCGATCCTCCTCCGACGCTTTCGTGCCGAAGATACCCGCTATTCGATTCGCAATGAAGCGAATGTGTCAGTGGATGGAATTATCCAGGGGTCGCCAAATTTGATTGTCGGTGGGAACAAGGTGCATTGTTCGCCGGGACAACGCGACTATACAAGCGGTTCCCCGATGATGACCCCGACCAGGCAGGCTGTGGTCGCCCCCGGTGCCCGGCGGAGATCGATCCGGTCGAATTCGGCGTCGGTGACCAATTGCAACAAATGCACACCCTCCTGTAGCGGAAGGGTGAATGACGTCTGGCCCGCGTTGATCGTCACCGGCCCGGCGGCGGAGGTGAAGTACTCCAGTCGGATGAGCCGTTTGCCCTTCACCGGACCGGACAGCGGGACAAGCGTGGTCTGGTCGGTGACCGGGTAGCCGCACTCGGGCACCGGGCCGGGCTTGCCCACGACGGCGTTGACGACGCCCTTGACCTCCTGCGGCCTGCCCTGGCCGTCGAGCATGAAGATGGCCGCGGTCGGCTCGTCGAACCGGGGCGCGTCCGGCAGCAGGCCGAGCACCCGTGAGGTGCGGCCCTGGTCGCCGAACCAGTGGATCATCACGTTGCTCGGCACGATCGAGTCATAGACGACCATGCCGGGCTGCTGCCGAAGGGCCGCGCCCGCCGTCTCGACGTAGGTGCGTGAAGCGGCGAACTGAAGGTTGGGGGAGAGCCGCACGGTGCTCACGGTGGCCCCGGCGAGCACGACGGCGGTCAACGCCACCAGCCCGACGCGCAGGGAGCGGCCGGGGATCCGGGCGGGCCGCGTGCCGTCCGCGCCCAGGGGCGTCAGGTAGGCGAAGGCCGCGCACAGCGCGAGAACCGGGACGGCGTCGGCGATGTAGCGGATGTCCAGGCCGATCATCGGCCCGATCAGCGGCATCCGGGCCAGCGCCACCAGGACGACGTCGACGGCCAGGTACCCGGCCAGCAGGGTCCAGGCCCAGCCTGCGCGACCCCGGCCGACGAGCAGCCCGCCGACGACGAGGGCGAGCGCGGCGAGACCGCCGAGGAGCTTCAGCGCGGCCACCGGCTCGGCCAGCGCGGGCGAGCCCTCGAAAACGGAGCCCGCCACCGGGAAGCCCAGTGTCGGGGTGAACAGGGTGTCGACCACCATCAGCCGGGTCAGCTCCACCACCTGCGCGCCGCTGATCTCGGTCTCGTGCACGGGCGCCGTGGCGAGTCCGAAGTAGACGACGGCGTAGACCGCGAGCAGACCGAGGTGGACGAGCCACAGCTTGCGGTGCGCGAGCCAGGCGCGGGCGATCCCGGGACCGAGCAGGACCGTGACGCCGAAGAGCAGGCCGACGAACAGTGCGGCCTTCTCGAAGAACGCCATGCCCACGACCGTCCACACCAGAGTCAGGATGGCGTCGCGGCGGCGTCCGGTGCGCAGATAGCCGACATGGCAGTACAGCGCGGAGAACATGGCCAGCAGCAGCGGAAGCAGCTGCATGGCGTACGCCCACCACATGGTCGAGGCCAGGATCACCGGGGAGGCCGCGACCACGCCGAACGGCAGCAGGAGCGCCGCGCGCGGGCCGAAGCAGCGCACCAGCAGCCGCCAGAACACGACGAGCGCGGCCAGGTGCGCCACCACCAGCGGAGCCATCGCGACGGCGAAGTTCAACGGCGCCACCGCGGTGACGATCCAGGCGGTGAGGAACAGGCCGGGTGCGATGTGGCCGTTGTAGTTCTGGAAGAGGTAACCGACGTCGAGCGGACTGCCTTGCGCGGCCAGGTAAGTGATCAGGAAGTCGTCGTGCACGAAGAACCCGCCCGCGAGGAACCACAGGTGGATCCCGAACGGCACCCCCGCGATGACCATGGCCGCGAGCCCGAGCCGGGACGGCAGCGGGATGGTCAGGGACCGCTCACGCACGTTCTTGTGCCTGCCGGTCCGGTGTTCGAGCGTGGTCAAGGCGAGCGCCCCCTCAGTTCAAGCCCCCCGACCCGCGCCTAGTTCACCCGAACGGACCGCTCAGAGCAAACACCGCGAGGTCACGATCCTGGCTTGCACGTCGGTGGCTGGCACAGGAGCTTGCTCAGCGCCGCGTAGAAGATGTCGCCGATCTTGGTGGGGTCGGGGGTGGTGAACGCCTGGCCGCCGGTGGCCTTGGAGATCGCGTCGAGTTCGGCGACATCGATGTCGGGGCCGATGCCGATGCCGACGACCACCAGGGGACGCCGCGGGTCCTGCAGCTTGGCCAGTTCGGCGAGCAGCTGTTCGCGGGAGATGCCGTCGGGGTCCTCGTTCTTGCCATCGGTCAGCACGACCACGACGTTGATCCGGCCGGGCTCCCAGTTCGCCCGGCCCGACTGGTACGCGGCGAGAACGCTGTCGTACAGGCCGGTCGCGCCGCCCTGGATGGACTTGACGTCGCGCAGCTTCGCGATCGCGCCGCTCGCCTTGTGGTCGGTCACCGTCTCGACCGGGAGGAGTTCGCGGTAGTCCTTGTCGCCGTCGAGGTTCGTGGAGAACAGCCAGATGCCGAACCTCGTCGTCGGCCGGAACAAGCCGATCCCGAGTTCCGCCGCGCGCAGGGTGACGGCCATCCGGTCGAGTCCGGTGCCGGGCACCGGTTCGGCCATCGAGCCCGACACGTCGAGCAGCACCTGCATGCGGGAGTTCAGGTTCACCCCGGCCCACTGGTTGAGCAGCTGGTCGACTTCGGCCGACGCGGGCAGCGGCACGTGCTCGATCGGCGCCGCCGTCGTGCGCTTGTCCTGCGACCGGTCCCGCAGCGCCTTGCCGTCCGGGGCGCGGAAACCGGCGTCGGCGAACGACGTCACCGCCGCGGGGTCCAGCAGCTTGTCGAGGAACTTCTGGGCCAGGTCGCGCTTGGCGCCGCTCGCCTTCGGCAGCACCGTGTACGGGAAGTCCAACGACGGCACGGCCGGGTCGGCGTAGGACGCGACCAACTGGCTCTCCGACGACTTCACGTTGTGCCGCAGCAGCGCGTTCTCCGACGTGGGGAACGCCCCCAGCGGCTCGGCGGCGCTGGTCCCGCCGGGCAGCCGCAGGAACAGGTCCGACGCCTGCGGCAGGGTGTTCACCGAGAGCCTGCGCAGCAGCGCGGTGAGCGCGGCACCCTTGTCCTCGGCCGTGCCGGTGAGCGCGCGCACGCCGTGCAGCGTGGACACGCCGACCGGATCGCGCGACGGGTCGGGCAGGCCCACGGAGATGTCGGTCTTCCCGAGCACCTCCGACCAGGTCGGCTGCTTGCCCGGCCAGCCCAGCGTCGACGCGGTGTCCTCGGTCAGCGCCAGCACGACCGGCGACGACGCCACCGACGTGCCGGTCACCGGGGTGTTCCACGCGCCCTTGTCCTGGGCGCGCTGCAGCCACAGGGTCGACTCCGGGATCCACGCGTCGGGCAGCTCCGAGCCGTCCGACAGGGCCAGCGACTCCGCGGTGGCCGCCGAGTCACGGCTGGTCACCACGACCCGGAAACAGGCTTCCGGGTCCGCCTCAGCGGCTCGCTTGCCCGCCTGGTCGACGATGCCCGACACGTCCGGCGCGGCCGTGACCTGCAGCGACACCGTCTCCGCGCAGTCGGGGCCGCCGATCCGGTCGGAGATGAAGCCGAACGCGAACCACCCGCCGATGGCGAGCACCAGCAACCCGGCCAGCAGCACCACTGGTGACCGGGTCGCCTTCGCCCTCTTGGCCGACGAATGCCGTCCCATTACAGCCTCTCGGGTACGTGTGGATCCTCGGAGCCTGACCCGAGCGGTGGCCTATGAATAGAGGCTGTCGACCTCCGCGCCGAAGTCCTTCATGATCACGCGGCGCTTGAGCTTGAGCGACGGGGTGAGGTGGCCGGTCTCCGGGCTGAACTCGGTGGCCAGGATGCGGAACTTGCGCACCGACTCAGCCTTCGACACCGCCTGGTTGCCCTCGTCGACGGCCTTCTGGATCTCGGCGACCAGGTCGGCGTCGTCGACCAGGTCGGCCAGCGTCGCCTCCGCGGGCTTGTCGACGGTGGTCTTCCAGTAGGTGAAGTAGTCCGGGTCGACGGTGATCAGCGCGGCGATGTACTTCTGCCCGTCGCCGACGACCATGGCCTGCGCGACCAGCGGGTGCGAGGCGATCCGGTCCTCGATGACCGCGGGGGCGACGTTCTTGCCGCCGCTGGTCACCAGGATCTCCTTCTTCCGGCCGGTGATCGACAGGAAGCCCTCGTCGTCGAGCGAGCCGAGGTCGCCGGAGGCGAACCAGCCGTCGGCGTCGATGACCTCGGCGGTGGCCGCGTCGTTGTTCCAGTAGCCCTGGAAGACCACGCCGCCCTTGATCAGGACCTCGCCGTCCTCGGCGATCTTGACCGCGGTGCCCGGGATGGGCTGCCCGACGGTGCCCGCCTTGAAGTTCGTCGGCGCGTTGACCGTGGAGGCGGCGGTCGTCTCGGTGAGGCCGTAGCCCTCCAGGACGGTCAGGCCGACACCGCGGTAGAAGTGGGTGAGCCGCAGGCCGAGCGCGGCGCCGCCGGAGATGGCGTACTTCGCCTTGCCGCCCAGGGCGGCGCGAAGCTTGCTGTAGACCAGCTTGTCGAAGATGGCGTGCTTGATCTTCAGGCCGAGCCCGGCCTTGCCCTCGGCCTCGCTGAACGCGATCGCGGTGGCCGCGGCGGCGTCGAAGATCTTGCCCTTGCCCGCCGCGTGCGCCTTCTGCCGGGAGCCGTTGTAGACCTTCTCCAGCACGTACGGCACGGACAGGATGAAGGTCGGGTTGAAGCTCGCGAGGTCGTCGAGCAGCTTCTTGACGTCGGGGCCGTGGCCCATCGTCGCCCGGGCGTAGACACAGCCGACCTGCACCATCCGGCCGAACACGTGCGCGATCGGCAGGAACAGCAGGGTCGCGGCGTCCTCGGTGCTGCCCAGGCCGCGGAACAGCGGGCCCAGGACGTCGGTGGCCGCGGCGCACTCGGCGAAGAAGTTGTCGTGGGTCAGCACGCAGCCCTTGGGCTGGCCGGTGGTGCCCGAGGTGTAGATGATCGTGGCGACGTCCTCGGACTTCACGCCCGAGCGGCGCTCCTCGACGGCGGCGGTCTCCACGTCGGAGCCCGCGGCGACGATCTTGTCGATCGCGCCGTCCTCGATCTGCCACACGTTCTTGAGCGCGGGCAGGGCGTCGCGGATCGAGTCGACCCGGGACTGGTGCTCGGCGTTCTCGACGATCACGGCGACCGCGCCGGAGTCGGACATGATCCACTGGATCTGCTCCGCGGACGAGGTCACGTAGATCGGCACCGGGACGGCGCCCGCGGCCCAGATCGCGAAGTCGAGCAGGGTCCACTCGTAGCGGGTCGCGGCCAGGATGGCCACCCGGTCGCCAGCGCCGACGCCGGAGGCGATGAGGCCCTTGGCCACGTCGACGACCTCGCCGAGGAACGCGGTGGCGGAGACGTCGGTCCAGTCGCCCGCGGCCGAGCGGCGGCGGAACGCCACGTAGTTCGGGTCTTCCTTCGCGTTGGTGTAGACCAGGTCGGCAAGGCCGCCGGCCTCATCTCGCTTTGCGACGGCAGGGACGGCGAACTCGCGCATTTGCTACTCCTCCGGGCACAGAACCGCAGGCAGGTCGAGGTCACCGGCACTGGCCTCGCCCGCTACCTATCG is drawn from Actinokineospora alba and contains these coding sequences:
- a CDS encoding substrate-binding and VWA domain-containing protein, translating into MGRHSSAKRAKATRSPVVLLAGLLVLAIGGWFAFGFISDRIGGPDCAETVSLQVTAAPDVSGIVDQAGKRAAEADPEACFRVVVTSRDSAATAESLALSDGSELPDAWIPESTLWLQRAQDKGAWNTPVTGTSVASSPVVLALTEDTASTLGWPGKQPTWSEVLGKTDISVGLPDPSRDPVGVSTLHGVRALTGTAEDKGAALTALLRRLSVNTLPQASDLFLRLPGGTSAAEPLGAFPTSENALLRHNVKSSESQLVASYADPAVPSLDFPYTVLPKASGAKRDLAQKFLDKLLDPAAVTSFADAGFRAPDGKALRDRSQDKRTTAAPIEHVPLPASAEVDQLLNQWAGVNLNSRMQVLLDVSGSMAEPVPGTGLDRMAVTLRAAELGIGLFRPTTRFGIWLFSTNLDGDKDYRELLPVETVTDHKASGAIAKLRDVKSIQGGATGLYDSVLAAYQSGRANWEPGRINVVVVLTDGKNEDPDGISREQLLAELAKLQDPRRPLVVVGIGIGPDIDVAELDAISKATGGQAFTTPDPTKIGDIFYAALSKLLCQPPTCKPGS
- a CDS encoding class I SAM-dependent methyltransferase, which produces MSFEEVKRDWTELGAQDPLWAVHVATDKRGGRWEVDDFLELGRRDVARARDWLHGLGLPTKWSRVLDFGCGAGRLSQALAEYADEVVGVDVSVPMLETARALDRSDGKCQFVLNEVPDLHVFTSNSFDLVYSELVLQHLPAKVIADYLGEFVRVLRPGAVAVLQCTTRPLWTLKGTIWRLAPYRMVRLGQKLVLRYPAPMRMTALPPAKVAAVVSMHGAEVVAAITTDEPETHWQSSRYVIRKLGRHD
- a CDS encoding alpha-(1->3)-arabinofuranosyltransferase; the protein is MSTRETTDGRPARIRAWLAGLPRSLTAWVMAALMLLSFLQRPGRSTFDTKLDLAVDPIAFLGRALHLWNPAATGGELQNQAYGYLFPMGPFFALGQAVGLPPWVVQRLWCGLLLCLAFGGVLAVARALRIGTEPARYLGALAYALAPRMLTEIGPLSAEMLAAVMLPWVLLPLIRVERIGSPRRAAGLSALAIVCMGGVNGAVVVLALVLPGLWLLTRQWTREHVRLVLWWFGCVVLAVLWWFLPLALLGEYSLPFVDYVESATNTTTPTSLFQVLRGTNQWVAYVVQGTPWWPSGFMLIDNPILMLATGVVAAIGLLGLVRSRLPERLFLTLGVVAGVTFLTIGYVGTLDSPFSESVRALLDGPLAPLRNVHKFEPGLRLPLVLGFMHAISGRLPGLARKASGLWATRARLAVGFLLVLITAAPAWLFTLRPGPGWDEVPDYWRTAMTWLAEEDKDARTLLIPGTGFGEYTWGRTIDEPAQSLARSPWALRSQIPLGSEGNTRLMDAVEDALADGRGAPGLADFLARSGHRFLLLRNDIDRDATGAPPLSMLRSALRGSPGIEKVAGFGPEVRAGAGGIDEHAPAARAIEVYEVKRAVPLAVAVPSDQVATVSGGPESLLPLLDAGLLDPTRPTVMAGDGGAPDARDWLVTDGLRYRERNVGRVRDNLSQTLTEDEKARQVRPAIDVVPFEGIEHRTLATYRGIRGVTASSAASFADAVRGSDPSSMPFAAIDGDPYTAWQSSSLRGPTGQWLEVELDTPRMVDRIELRVVDDSRLGWPVTRVQITTDKGSVTRDVERGQDAQLFTVAPGLTSTVRVTILGVAADRTTGNVGIAEIGIPGVEAQRALRVPADVAPKADQRTAFAFTRGALPSYSCVREEAKTRCDSGLTRFGEEPDGVHRLFRTSTDATYTVSGRVLPAAGARAPIQVPGLDVSASTQLAGDPAAGPLAAIDDDPATTWIADYTDLNPVLRLKWDKQTAITGLTLSTHPDSGATPPSEVEIQSAAGTVRLPVFTDGTVDFHGTTDRVNIKITRGREEGRAKPTGISTVTLAGANLPRIGADTPFTIPCGSGPSLRIDQFDYATTVSGTLDDLNNHRALPLGTCADLAGGVDLRADEHEVRTDRSDSFLVQDLWLTPVGMSSPPPSARAVEIKSWEAASRSLTVAAGPKAVLAVPENANDGWKATVDGQPLPRTRVDGWQQAWVLPEGGPVTVNLTFAPDTSYRLRLLIGLVAVLGLIALVLLPSRRRTELSSAPAGERWVPVALIALLATMGGMLAVVLLIACLLLRSLFPTYRRAISMALAAAGMTVATVTAVLGRLLDHGQEWAYGATAQGAILVAIAAVVAARIPYFDKDPDAPPKHASPTAPEPAPDQP
- a CDS encoding substrate-binding and VWA domain-containing protein, which produces MGRHSPGGGRAATHRSSVVALSLLLVAALVGWLSFDFLRDTLGASDCERVTSLTVAASPDIAPVITQVGRDILEAGDDCYDVRVTSRESSGVAESLAVSDGSEPPDVWIPESTLWLRRAQSNGAWQTPIEGTRIASSPVVLAVTDDLAGQFGWPTTRPTWADLIADTKVLETLGFPDPARDPIGSATLFRLAEPKGNDAAGTTSLLRKLSANTVATSTDLFARLPGTTSPHPPLSAFPSSETAVLRHNVKQTSTKLVASYADPAPPSLDYPFVVLPATTGEKRTVAERFLSRMLGSQARDLLGAAGFRGPAGDVLRDRSQDKRVTADPAPPVPLPEADEVDRVLNEWAGVNLSARIQVLLDVSGSMAEQVPGTGRTRMAVTLDAAELGIRLFKGTTKIGLWVFSTNLDGDKDYRELLPVRPVSDHLAANAIPTVRSIENQTKGATGLYDSTLAAYKSARQNWEPGRINLVVVMTDGKNEDRDGISREQLLAELAGLVDPKRPIAVIGIGIGPDIDIGELQAISAATDGQAFSTPDPSKIAEIFYAALSKLLCQPPACKPTPGS
- a CDS encoding AMP-dependent synthetase/ligase; its protein translation is MREFAVPAVAKRDEAGGLADLVYTNAKEDPNYVAFRRRSAAGDWTDVSATAFLGEVVDVAKGLIASGVGAGDRVAILAATRYEWTLLDFAIWAAGAVPVPIYVTSSAEQIQWIMSDSGAVAVIVENAEHQSRVDSIRDALPALKNVWQIEDGAIDKIVAAGSDVETAAVEERRSGVKSEDVATIIYTSGTTGQPKGCVLTHDNFFAECAAATDVLGPLFRGLGSTEDAATLLFLPIAHVFGRMVQVGCVYARATMGHGPDVKKLLDDLASFNPTFILSVPYVLEKVYNGSRQKAHAAGKGKIFDAAAATAIAFSEAEGKAGLGLKIKHAIFDKLVYSKLRAALGGKAKYAISGGAALGLRLTHFYRGVGLTVLEGYGLTETTAASTVNAPTNFKAGTVGQPIPGTAVKIAEDGEVLIKGGVVFQGYWNNDAATAEVIDADGWFASGDLGSLDDEGFLSITGRKKEILVTSGGKNVAPAVIEDRIASHPLVAQAMVVGDGQKYIAALITVDPDYFTYWKTTVDKPAEATLADLVDDADLVAEIQKAVDEGNQAVSKAESVRKFRILATEFSPETGHLTPSLKLKRRVIMKDFGAEVDSLYS
- a CDS encoding glycosyltransferase family protein; amino-acid sequence: MTTLEHRTGRHKNVRERSLTIPLPSRLGLAAMVIAGVPFGIHLWFLAGGFFVHDDFLITYLAAQGSPLDVGYLFQNYNGHIAPGLFLTAWIVTAVAPLNFAVAMAPLVVAHLAALVVFWRLLVRCFGPRAALLLPFGVVAASPVILASTMWWAYAMQLLPLLLAMFSALYCHVGYLRTGRRRDAILTLVWTVVGMAFFEKAALFVGLLFGVTVLLGPGIARAWLAHRKLWLVHLGLLAVYAVVYFGLATAPVHETEISGAQVVELTRLMVVDTLFTPTLGFPVAGSVFEGSPALAEPVAALKLLGGLAALALVVGGLLVGRGRAGWAWTLLAGYLAVDVVLVALARMPLIGPMIGLDIRYIADAVPVLALCAAFAYLTPLGADGTRPARIPGRSLRVGLVALTAVVLAGATVSTVRLSPNLQFAASRTYVETAGAALRQQPGMVVYDSIVPSNVMIHWFGDQGRTSRVLGLLPDAPRFDEPTAAIFMLDGQGRPQEVKGVVNAVVGKPGPVPECGYPVTDQTTLVPLSGPVKGKRLIRLEYFTSAAGPVTINAGQTSFTLPLQEGVHLLQLVTDAEFDRIDLRRAPGATTACLVGVIIGEPLV